A genomic stretch from Scheffersomyces stipitis CBS 6054 chromosome 6, complete sequence includes:
- the SNF7 gene encoding Vacuolar sorting protein SNF7 (Vacuolar protein sorting-associated protein VPS32) (Vacuolar sorting protein SNF7 (Vacuolar protein sorting-associated protein VPS32) Involved in derepression of SUC2 in response to glucose limitation involved in late endosome to vacuole transport~go_function molecular function unknown), which produces MWNYFFGGNSSTKKELPKKAIVELREHINTLNKKRSHLEQQMADQEAIARKNLSTNKAAAKNALKKKKGYEVALIKTENQIESLETQLGAIEGANLNLETMKAMKQGASAMKQIHGEYNVEKVEDTMDDIREQVELADEISEAISRPVGTEFVDEDELEEELAALQAEEQQQQVPAQKAAPEKQPAQQLPSFPTVNKAQPEATVEEDEDEEALKALQAEMGL; this is translated from the coding sequence ATGTGGAACTACTTTTTCGGTGGCAACAGCCTGACTAAGAAGGAACTTCCCAAGAAGGCCATTGTTGAGTTGCGAGAACACATCAACACCTTGAATAAGAAACGTTCCCATTTGGAACAGCAGATGGCTGATCAGGAGGCCATTGCCCGTAAGAACCTCAGCACCAACAAGGCAGCCGCCAAGAAtgcattgaagaaaaagaagggCTACGAAGTCGCCTTGATCAAGACCGAGAACCAGATTGAATCCTTGGAAACCCAGTTGGGAGCCATCGAAGgtgccaacttgaacttggaaaccATGAAGGCAATGAAACAAGGTGCCAGTGCCATGAAACAGATACATGGCGAATACAACGTCGAAAAGGTGGAAGACACCATGGACGACATCAGAGAACAGGTTGAGTTGGCCGATGAGATATCAGAAGCCATATCCAGACCAGTTGGTACTGAGTTCgtagacgaagacgaattGGAGGAAGAATTGGCAGCATTACAAGCAGAAgagcaacagcaacaagTCCCAGCACAGAAGGCTGCTCCTGAAAAGCAACCGGCCCAACAGTTGCCTAGCTTCCCTACGGTGAACAAAGCTCAGCCAGAAGCTactgtggaagaagacgaagacgaagaagccTTGAAGGCATTGCAAGCCGAGATGGGCTTGTAA